From the Methanonatronarchaeum thermophilum genome, the window AAAAACCAACAGCCAACGGCAAACCACCACGCAACTCAACAACCGGCAACATACTAATAACTACAACAGCAAGCCAATCCGGCAACCCAGCCAACCACAAAGCAAGATCCTCAACCACAAAAACCCCTCAAATAAACCCCATAATAAATCAAACCCAAAACACAAAATATTTACCCTAAAAACCCTACCAAAAAAATCAAAATTCAAAAACACAAAACACACTTAACCCCCCAATACTAACTCTTAAACTACCAAAAAAACCAAATACAAAATCAAATATAAAACCAACCATAAAAATCCGGTTTTTTGATACAAAATACCAAATAGCTTAACTATCTTATTTTATTAGTTTTGACAACATAGATATTAGAGCTTTAAAACAAATAAATCAAACTTTTAAATCGAGTATAGAACAGAATCCCTACTTCGAAATAGTTTTTTAATGGATATAAAATATCTATCTAAAAGAATTGAAAAAAATTGTTTTTTAGACCCCTCAATCTGTTTAGAGAGGCCTAATTAACTTGATTCACTTTGTTTATTCAACTACTTCAAATTCCATTGTGATGGTTTTATCTTTGTCTCCGATTTCATCTAAAATTGTGAATTCAATTTCATGTGTTCCTTCATCCCATGCATTCTCCAAACCAGGGCTGAATACCAAAGGTAGTTCTGTGTAATCTATGTAACCCCAATCTCCATCAATTACTGCATCTGAATCAACCATTACGTATTCATCTAATACTAGTTCACCCTCGTCCCATTCTACTGGTTCACCATCTGGATCTGTGACCGTTGCGTATATAACCCAATCTGCAACTCCGTCTTCATCAGCTTCAAAACCTTCAACGTATAAGGCTACTCTAACGTCTTCATTAGCTTCATATTGATTATCGGCCCGCTCTTCAAGGTCTTCACCTACGAAGTAATTTTCATTAATTTCTAGTTCATCGTAACCGTTTAGGCATCCGGTTGTTGCAACTCCAAGTGATAAAGCTGCTATTAATATGATTACTGCGATTTTTTTCTTCATCTTTATCTCCGTTTAATCTTTATTTGGGATTTTATAAAAAATTTAACCTAAATAACGGTGTTAGGTTGTTTTTTATATAATTACTGTTTGTATTTATGTTTTTTTTGTTATTTTTATGTTTTGAGAGGGTTGGTGGGGGTTTGGTTCTATTTTGGAAGTTTGTTTGTGTTTTGGGTTTTTTGTTTGGAGTTTTTGGGGGGGGAGGTTAAGTATTTGGATATCTTATTTATTTTTGGTATGACTTTATCTGAATCTGAGTTGGAGCGTTATAGTCGTCAGTTGCTTGTTTTTGGTGAGGAGGGTCAGTCTGTGCTTAAGGATTTAGAGGTTGTTGTTGGTGGTGTTGGTGGGTTGGGGAGTATATCTAGTATTTTTTTGGTTAGGTTGGGTGTTGGTAGGTTGAGGGTTGTTGATTCTGATCGTGTGGGTGTTAGTAATCTGAATAGACAGGCTTTGTATGATGATGGGGATGTTGGTTGTTTGAAGGTTGAGGTTGCTGGTAGGAAGCTTCGTGAGATGAATCCTGAGGTTGAGGTTGAGGCTATAGATGCTGAGGTAAAAGAGGATAATGTGAGTGATATAATTGGTGATGCTGATTGTTTTGTAGATGGGTTTGACAATATGCCGGGTAGGTATGTTGTGAATAAAGAGTGTGTTAGAAGGGAGATTCCGTTTTTCCATGCTTCATGCAGTGGTTTGGAGGGTAGGATTACTACTATAGTTCCGGGTGAGACGGCTTGTTTGCATTGTTTGTATCAGGGTAAGGATTCAATGGATAGCGGTCCGATACCGGTTGTTGGGTTCACTCCTGCTAAACTAGCGGTTATGCAGGTTGAACAACTTACCCGTCATTTCTTGGATTTAGATGGAGTTTTAGAAAACAGGTTAGCTATATTTCCAGGGGATAGAACGGTACCTGACACGATAGAGATAGCTAGAGATTTAGATTGTGATGTTTGTAGTCAGTGACATCCGGTTCCTAAAGGAAGAGGTTTTAGCCCTGAGTTGAGATAAAAATAGGTTTGGTTATATGTATTGATAACTAACTGATACTGTAGGTGGGTTGGTTTTTTTATGTATTTAAGGAATTTGTTCTCTGGTTTGTTAGTAGGTTTTAGTGGTTCTTCGGAGAAGGCTGTTGAGTTGTTCGATGGTTTTGAAGAATCTGATTATAGTAGGGCTACGTTTGCTGGTGGTTGTTTCTGGGGTTTGGAGAAGGAGTTTGAATCTTTAGATGGAGTGGTTGAAGCGATCAGTGGTTATACAGGTGGTGATACTGAGGACCCTAGCTATGAAGATGTTTGTAGTGGTAGAACTGGGCATTATGAAGCTGTTAGGGTATATTACAATGCTGAAAATATATCTTTTAGGGAGTTGTTGGATGTTTTCTGGAGTTATATCGCTCCTTCGTATCCCGGTCCAAGTGATGTTGGGTCTCATTCACAGTATACTACTGCGGTTTTTTATCATGATGGTAGGCAGGAGAAAATGGCTTTAGAGTCCAAGAATGAGTTGATTGATAATGGTTTTGATGTTGGCACTGAAGTGAGGCCTGTTGTTGAGTTTTATCCGGCTGAACAGTATCATCAGGACTATTATACAAGAGGTGGGTCTGATGATGTTGGGTGTTATGTTCCTGGTGAGGAGGTAGAAGATGGATAAAGATGGTTTGCGGGAAAGACTTTCTGAGTTAGAGTATCATGTTACTCAA encodes:
- the msrA gene encoding peptide-methionine (S)-S-oxide reductase MsrA, producing the protein MYLRNLFSGLLVGFSGSSEKAVELFDGFEESDYSRATFAGGCFWGLEKEFESLDGVVEAISGYTGGDTEDPSYEDVCSGRTGHYEAVRVYYNAENISFRELLDVFWSYIAPSYPGPSDVGSHSQYTTAVFYHDGRQEKMALESKNELIDNGFDVGTEVRPVVEFYPAEQYHQDYYTRGGSDDVGCYVPGEEVEDG
- a CDS encoding HesA/MoeB/ThiF family protein — translated: MDILFIFGMTLSESELERYSRQLLVFGEEGQSVLKDLEVVVGGVGGLGSISSIFLVRLGVGRLRVVDSDRVGVSNLNRQALYDDGDVGCLKVEVAGRKLREMNPEVEVEAIDAEVKEDNVSDIIGDADCFVDGFDNMPGRYVVNKECVRREIPFFHASCSGLEGRITTIVPGETACLHCLYQGKDSMDSGPIPVVGFTPAKLAVMQVEQLTRHFLDLDGVLENRLAIFPGDRTVPDTIEIARDLDCDVCSQ